Proteins from a single region of Allofrancisella inopinata:
- a CDS encoding FYVE zinc finger domain-containing protein — translation MNIGINVDIVEYKKLKLKCYLSPETLFQSSQGYDNNFRDLNSSYRNSLKCSFQGIFRKWRSFKGDHYQGDFVWDGSDNITIGDLFFGTGRGGHPSLTEQGVTKCAGVIEKDTFFFHSGHFKPKACNVIPFMFKFIDNSLYNCKSEEEKQEWLTHLCEKMIIRLYYDDSGDTMDTNFANLCEDFLNGKYTFKKPSPITRNLIHEEQNWQLNNNYSVRPPSITKTMIREGYKWQPDSSSNNCSACNQVIKGSFFSTNKHHCRSCGHIICGNCYIITKIDNPLSGKGMKIKQGLYKTKVCTTCVSLQQPLCMN, via the coding sequence ATGAATATAGGTATAAATGTGGACATAGTTGAGTATAAAAAGCTTAAACTTAAGTGTTATTTATCTCCTGAGACACTTTTTCAAAGTAGCCAAGGTTATGATAATAACTTTCGGGATTTAAATAGCTCATATAGGAATAGTCTTAAGTGTAGTTTCCAAGGTATTTTCAGAAAGTGGAGGAGTTTTAAGGGAGACCACTATCAGGGCGATTTTGTTTGGGACGGTAGTGATAATATTACTATTGGAGATCTCTTTTTTGGCACTGGCCGCGGTGGCCATCCAAGCTTGACAGAGCAAGGTGTAACTAAATGTGCAGGCGTTATTGAAAAGGACACATTTTTTTTTCATAGTGGGCATTTTAAACCAAAAGCGTGCAATGTAATCCCCTTTATGTTCAAATTTATTGATAATTCACTATATAATTGTAAATCAGAAGAGGAAAAACAAGAGTGGTTGACCCACTTATGTGAAAAAATGATAATAAGACTCTATTACGATGATAGTGGAGATACAATGGATACTAATTTTGCTAATTTATGTGAGGATTTTCTAAATGGTAAGTACACATTTAAGAAACCATCACCTATAACAAGAAATTTAATTCATGAAGAGCAAAACTGGCAACTTAATAATAACTATAGTGTGAGACCGCCATCTATAACAAAAACCATGATTAGAGAAGGCTATAAATGGCAACCTGATAGTAGTAGTAACAACTGTAGTGCGTGTAATCAAGTGATTAAGGGATCGTTTTTTAGCACAAATAAACATCATTGTCGTTCATGTGGGCATATTATTTGTGGTAATTGTTACATAATTACTAAAATAGATAACCCGTTAAGTGGCAAGGGTATGAAAATCAAGCAAGGATTATATAAGACGAAAGTATGTACTACTTGTGTTAGTTTGCAACAGCCCCTATGTATGAATTAG
- the lspA gene encoding signal peptidase II codes for MLRPKLKYFGLAIIIIALDLYTKYLANINLNFATPVKITNFFNLTLLYNHGAAFSFLSNSQTSWQLMMFSIISLIAAVILICLIIKQPIQAKLNLISFSLILGGALGNFYDRAFRGFVIDFLDFHLGNYHWPAFNIADSAITCGVILIILKSFYKKTRV; via the coding sequence ATGCTTAGACCTAAACTTAAGTATTTTGGGTTAGCTATTATAATCATAGCCCTTGATTTGTATACTAAATACCTAGCTAATATCAACTTAAATTTTGCTACTCCTGTTAAAATAACAAATTTTTTTAACTTAACTTTACTGTATAACCATGGAGCAGCATTTAGCTTTTTAAGTAATAGTCAGACCTCATGGCAACTAATGATGTTCTCTATAATCTCTTTAATTGCTGCTGTCATACTTATATGTTTGATTATAAAACAACCAATACAAGCTAAACTAAATCTAATCTCTTTCTCATTGATACTTGGCGGCGCATTAGGAAATTTTTACGATCGAGCTTTTAGAGGCTTTGTTATAGATTTTTTAGATTTTCATCTTGGCAACTATCATTGGCCTGCTTTTAACATTGCAGATTCAGCAATCACTTGTGGAGTTATATTGATAATTTTAAAGTCTTTTTATAAAAAAACTAGAGTTTAA
- the ileS gene encoding isoleucine--tRNA ligase, whose protein sequence is MSDYKDSLNLPKTSFSMKGNLANKEPMILNKWEKQDIYKKIREHFAGRNKFILHDGPPYANGNIHVGHAVNKILKDIIVKSKTLSGYDAPYIPTWDCHGLPIELQVEKKYGKAGQKIDENTFRKECRKYAKQQVELQKKDFKRLGVLGDWENPYLTMNFEYEANMIRTLAKIISNGHLSKGFKPVHWCTDCSSALAEAEVEYMDKVSPAIDVKFKVKDHDKLAKAFGLESLKNEAFAVIWTTTPWTLPANQAIAVHNNLNYSLVEIDNFYIILASGLVEQTLKRYATDNAKLIATTTGDKLTGIIVEHPFYSRHVPILHGDHVTDIDGTGMVHTAPTHGVEDFSIGKEHNLSMESFVKGNGCYSENTKLFAGEFIFKANDRIVELLGERKRLMNFDKIKHSYPHCWRHKTPLMFRATPQWFISMEKQNLRDNAMTAIKNTLWIPSWGQNRIEAMMKDRPDWCISRQRTWGVPLPLFIHKDTEELHPNTAEILEKVAQKIEKGGIEAWFNAQDSEFISETNEYKSVKDTLDVWFDSGSSSMCVLDKDPQLNYPADLYLEGSDQHRGWFQTSLLVGLSAKGEKPFKEVLTHGFVVDEHGRKMSKSLGNVTSPQDIYNTLGADILRLWVASSDYKSEMAVSDQILKRTADTYRRLRNTARFLLSNLTGFDPKSDIIEFDKLVKLDQWAIAKTKEFQDKIIQAYENYQTHTVAQLIHHFCSIEMGSFYLDIIKDRQYTAKTDGHPRKSAQTAIYHIVHALVRWIAPILSYTADEIWEATPKITDLPIQLCEWYTELKSFSLTGELDLDFWAKIQEVRSEVNRVLEIKRNENLIGASLEAKITLYADQQNYKLLAKIEDELRFLLISSEAKLKDLGGKPSDATPTDIQGLYIDIQKMLEPKCERCWHRSSTVGKNPEHKDICSRCIENITTESGESRKYA, encoded by the coding sequence ATGAGTGATTACAAAGACTCTTTAAACCTTCCTAAAACTTCTTTTTCTATGAAGGGTAACCTTGCAAACAAAGAGCCCATGATTCTTAACAAATGGGAAAAGCAAGATATCTATAAAAAAATCCGTGAGCATTTTGCTGGGAGGAATAAATTTATACTTCATGATGGACCTCCTTACGCTAATGGAAATATACATGTTGGTCATGCTGTTAATAAGATTCTTAAAGATATTATAGTAAAATCAAAAACTTTAAGTGGTTACGATGCTCCATATATTCCAACATGGGATTGCCACGGTTTGCCAATTGAGCTACAAGTTGAAAAAAAATATGGTAAAGCTGGACAAAAGATAGATGAAAATACTTTCAGAAAAGAATGCCGTAAATATGCAAAACAACAAGTAGAGTTACAAAAAAAAGATTTTAAAAGATTAGGTGTATTAGGAGACTGGGAAAATCCTTATCTGACAATGAACTTTGAATACGAAGCTAACATGATTAGAACTTTAGCTAAAATAATCTCAAACGGTCATCTAAGTAAAGGATTTAAGCCCGTACACTGGTGTACTGATTGTAGCTCAGCATTAGCTGAAGCAGAAGTTGAGTATATGGATAAAGTCTCACCAGCAATTGATGTAAAATTTAAAGTAAAAGACCATGATAAACTTGCTAAAGCATTTGGATTAGAATCTCTAAAAAATGAAGCTTTTGCGGTGATATGGACTACCACCCCATGGACACTACCTGCTAACCAAGCTATTGCTGTACACAATAATCTTAATTATAGTCTAGTAGAAATTGATAACTTTTACATAATACTAGCTAGTGGCTTGGTTGAACAAACTTTAAAAAGGTACGCCACAGATAATGCTAAACTTATCGCCACAACTACTGGAGATAAGCTAACCGGTATAATTGTTGAGCATCCTTTTTACAGCCGCCATGTCCCTATCTTACATGGGGATCATGTAACTGATATTGATGGTACTGGTATGGTTCATACAGCTCCTACTCACGGTGTAGAAGATTTTTCTATAGGTAAAGAACACAATCTATCTATGGAATCCTTTGTAAAAGGTAATGGTTGTTATAGTGAAAATACTAAACTCTTTGCCGGTGAATTTATTTTCAAAGCTAACGATAGAATAGTAGAGCTTTTAGGTGAAAGAAAACGTTTAATGAATTTTGATAAAATAAAACATAGCTACCCTCATTGCTGGCGTCATAAAACTCCTTTGATGTTTAGAGCTACCCCACAGTGGTTTATAAGCATGGAGAAACAAAATTTACGTGATAACGCGATGACTGCTATTAAAAATACACTGTGGATTCCTTCATGGGGTCAAAACCGTATAGAAGCGATGATGAAAGACAGACCAGACTGGTGCATCTCTCGTCAAAGAACTTGGGGAGTACCGCTACCACTATTTATCCATAAAGATACAGAAGAGTTGCATCCCAATACAGCTGAAATTCTTGAGAAAGTAGCTCAAAAGATAGAAAAAGGTGGTATAGAAGCTTGGTTTAATGCTCAAGATAGCGAGTTTATATCAGAAACTAACGAGTATAAATCTGTAAAGGATACCTTAGACGTTTGGTTTGATTCAGGATCTTCTAGCATGTGTGTACTAGATAAGGATCCTCAATTAAATTATCCCGCTGATTTATATTTAGAAGGGTCAGACCAACATCGTGGTTGGTTTCAAACCTCTCTACTTGTTGGGTTATCTGCTAAAGGAGAAAAACCTTTCAAAGAAGTTTTAACTCATGGTTTTGTAGTTGATGAGCATGGTCGTAAGATGTCTAAGTCTTTAGGTAATGTAACATCTCCTCAAGATATCTATAATACTTTAGGAGCTGACATCTTGCGTTTATGGGTTGCTTCTAGTGACTATAAAAGTGAAATGGCTGTGTCAGATCAGATTCTTAAAAGAACCGCTGATACATACCGTAGATTGCGTAATACAGCAAGATTTCTATTATCTAACTTAACTGGTTTTGATCCTAAGTCTGATATTATAGAGTTTGATAAGTTGGTTAAACTTGACCAGTGGGCAATAGCAAAAACAAAAGAGTTTCAGGATAAAATAATTCAAGCTTACGAAAACTACCAGACTCATACAGTAGCTCAGCTAATACATCATTTTTGCTCGATTGAAATGGGTAGTTTTTATCTTGATATTATTAAGGATAGACAATACACAGCTAAAACTGATGGGCATCCACGTAAGTCAGCACAAACAGCAATTTACCATATTGTACATGCATTAGTTAGATGGATAGCCCCAATTTTATCATATACCGCTGATGAAATATGGGAAGCTACTCCAAAAATAACTGATTTACCAATCCAGTTATGTGAATGGTATACAGAGCTAAAATCATTCTCTTTAACTGGTGAATTAGATTTAGATTTCTGGGCGAAAATCCAAGAAGTTCGATCCGAAGTAAATAGAGTACTAGAGATAAAGAGAAATGAAAATCTCATCGGAGCATCTTTAGAAGCAAAAATAACTCTTTATGCTGATCAGCAAAACTATAAGCTTCTAGCAAAAATTGAGGATGAGCTAAGATTTTTACTAATATCTTCTGAAGCTAAGTTAAAAGACCTTGGTGGAAAGCCTAGTGATGCTACACCTACGGATATACAAGGCTTATATATTGATATCCAAAAAATGCTAGAACCAAAATGTGAAAGGTGTTGGCATCGTAGCTCTACAGTTGGCAAAAATCCTGAGCATAAAGATATATGCAGTCGCTGTATAGAAAATATTACGACAGAATCAGGGGAGTCTCGCAAATATGCTTAG
- the ribF gene encoding bifunctional riboflavin kinase/FAD synthetase translates to MNIITHLNKFSSTQNTAVAIGAFDGIHLGHQTVINKLLSISYLNILVPFVFFFEPLPKEFFRKEKLPTRIYDFRNKIININHAGIKNIICQKFNEQFANIDAEEFVTEYLVKKLKIKHIIIGDDFKFGKNRKGDYNLLEQLSKKYDFQVDKISTLTLNNQRISSSQIRTAIENHKLENAAKLLGKPLRINSRVIHGQKNGRKIGFHTANQKLLKNSVLKGVYLTKIYIDDEVFYGVSNAGTRPTVDGKNNLLETHIFNFNREIYKKHITVEILEFIRAEKKFNSFDELKDQIAKDIQAAKRLITTS, encoded by the coding sequence ATGAACATAATAACCCACCTAAACAAATTCTCTAGTACCCAAAATACAGCTGTAGCAATAGGAGCTTTTGATGGGATTCATTTAGGGCACCAAACCGTAATCAATAAACTTCTTTCAATCTCATATTTAAATATTTTAGTTCCTTTTGTTTTTTTCTTTGAACCTTTGCCCAAAGAGTTTTTTAGAAAAGAAAAACTTCCTACTAGAATTTATGACTTTAGAAACAAAATTATAAATATTAATCATGCAGGGATAAAAAACATTATTTGTCAAAAATTTAATGAGCAATTTGCCAATATTGATGCCGAGGAGTTTGTCACTGAATACCTTGTTAAAAAACTAAAAATCAAGCATATAATTATTGGTGATGACTTTAAATTTGGTAAAAACCGTAAAGGAGACTATAATCTTTTGGAACAACTCTCAAAAAAATATGACTTTCAGGTTGATAAAATATCTACTTTAACTCTTAACAACCAACGCATTAGTAGCAGCCAAATACGTACAGCTATTGAAAACCACAAGCTTGAAAATGCTGCAAAGCTACTAGGAAAACCACTAAGAATAAACTCACGAGTTATACACGGACAAAAAAACGGTAGAAAAATAGGTTTCCATACTGCAAACCAAAAATTACTTAAAAACTCTGTGTTAAAAGGTGTCTATTTAACTAAAATATATATTGATGATGAAGTTTTCTATGGTGTTTCTAACGCCGGAACCAGACCAACTGTGGACGGTAAAAATAATCTTTTAGAAACTCATATTTTTAATTTTAACAGAGAAATTTATAAAAAGCATATAACGGTAGAAATACTTGAATTTATTCGCGCTGAAAAGAAATTTAACTCCTTTGATGAGCTAAAAGACCAAATAGCCAAAGATATACAAGCAGCAAAAAGATTGATAACTACATCCTAG
- a CDS encoding NAD-dependent malic enzyme has protein sequence MEKKRIRKLRNKTGKVFAIETNLTGRKLLNNRVLNKDVAFSQEERIVFDLVGYLPEKVESLEEQALRVRRQLDLKPNSLEKYVFLNRLHDFNLTLFYHFVRENLEEIMPIIYTPTVGEAVQKYSSQFRKQSGLFISINHKKHIGKILERYDFNSIDLVLVTDGEAVLGIGDQGIGGMNISIGKIMVYVAASGIDPARVLPVQLDMGTNNDELLSAPGYLGMRLPRVSGETYDEFIEEFVTQVKSRFPNVFLHWEDIGRDNATRILEKYKERLCTFNDDIEGTGIVAAANCIAGLKTVNSIRINAGELTTEQAISSISNIKVVIFGAGSAGCGIARQIADIIADRAQVSIERARQNIYLVDRYGLVTDKLKAKRVTPEQRLFIKSSKEFNKWNVTDINCITLEETVKNTKAKVLIGTSGQPGTFTEEIIKEMTKHNNYPIIMPLSNPTSLCEALPEDIVKWSDGKALIATGSPFPDVEYNGKKYRISQGNNAFIFPGLGLGCVAVHARVLTSGMIRAACYRLSELSPMVINEDITQPLLAKITDLVEVTKEITKAVVKQAIVEGVHEVDIDLEDVTDEELAQEIDRLINLSSWTPTYAPYMPI, from the coding sequence ATGGAAAAGAAAAGAATAAGAAAATTAAGAAATAAAACTGGAAAAGTTTTTGCAATTGAAACAAACCTTACAGGTAGAAAGTTACTAAATAATCGCGTTTTAAATAAGGATGTAGCTTTTAGTCAAGAAGAGAGAATAGTTTTTGACTTAGTAGGGTATCTACCAGAGAAGGTGGAAAGCTTGGAAGAGCAGGCTCTTAGAGTTAGAAGGCAACTGGATCTTAAGCCTAACTCACTAGAAAAATACGTTTTTCTCAATAGGTTACATGATTTTAACCTTACACTTTTTTACCATTTTGTACGTGAGAATTTAGAAGAAATAATGCCAATAATATACACTCCAACTGTTGGTGAAGCTGTACAAAAGTATAGTAGCCAGTTTAGAAAACAAAGCGGTTTATTTATTTCAATTAATCATAAAAAGCATATTGGTAAAATTCTAGAAAGGTATGACTTTAATAGTATTGATTTGGTTTTGGTCACTGATGGTGAAGCTGTGCTTGGCATAGGAGATCAAGGGATAGGTGGCATGAATATCAGTATAGGCAAAATTATGGTATATGTTGCTGCAAGTGGTATAGATCCAGCTAGAGTTCTACCTGTGCAGCTTGACATGGGCACTAATAATGATGAACTACTAAGCGCGCCTGGATATTTGGGTATGCGCTTGCCAAGAGTCTCAGGAGAGACTTATGATGAATTTATTGAAGAGTTTGTGACACAAGTTAAAAGTAGGTTTCCTAATGTGTTTTTACATTGGGAAGATATTGGTAGAGATAATGCTACACGTATTCTTGAGAAATACAAAGAAAGATTATGCACTTTTAATGATGATATAGAAGGTACAGGTATTGTTGCAGCAGCTAATTGTATAGCGGGATTAAAAACTGTGAATTCTATCAGAATCAACGCAGGGGAGCTAACCACAGAGCAAGCTATAAGTAGTATTAGTAATATTAAAGTAGTAATTTTTGGCGCAGGTAGCGCAGGTTGTGGTATAGCCAGACAGATAGCTGATATAATAGCAGATAGAGCGCAAGTTTCTATTGAGAGGGCAAGACAAAATATTTATCTAGTTGATAGGTATGGTTTGGTAACTGATAAGTTAAAAGCAAAACGAGTTACTCCTGAACAAAGGTTATTTATAAAAAGCTCAAAAGAGTTTAATAAGTGGAACGTTACTGACATAAATTGTATCACCTTAGAAGAAACTGTAAAAAACACTAAAGCTAAAGTCCTAATAGGCACATCTGGTCAGCCAGGAACATTTACCGAAGAGATAATAAAAGAAATGACTAAGCATAATAATTATCCTATTATTATGCCTCTTTCTAATCCTACTTCACTATGTGAAGCTTTACCGGAAGATATTGTTAAATGGAGTGACGGTAAAGCTCTAATAGCTACGGGTAGTCCATTTCCAGATGTTGAATATAATGGTAAGAAATATCGTATATCACAAGGTAATAACGCCTTTATTTTTCCAGGGTTAGGTCTAGGATGCGTTGCTGTACATGCTAGAGTTTTAACTAGTGGAATGATTAGAGCAGCTTGTTATAGATTAAGTGAGTTGTCCCCTATGGTTATTAATGAAGATATTACACAGCCATTACTAGCAAAAATCACAGATTTAGTGGAAGTGACTAAAGAAATCACAAAAGCTGTAGTTAAACAAGCTATAGTAGAAGGTGTACATGAAGTAGATATAGACCTAGAAGATGTAACTGATGAAGAGTTAGCTCAAGAAATAGATAGGTTAATAAATCTTTCTTCTTGGACGCCGACTTATGCTCCATATATGCCAATATAA
- a CDS encoding DUF3573 domain-containing protein, with the protein MYRKLSKTYAIVGGILSCWSFGYSAENSPEVASQGGPLGFTSIGEQDIDDKSSNSSSATGTNTTNIDERKLLLQLQQQVQQLQGQLQQLKKQQTNFNNTSSGGSQFTTYSSKVDDNKEFGRANPNASLKESFIDSDNSDILENVSSDHAIVNLGNQSFGGVFNKNGGTDVGGAPPITTQGQIAFLGSYSGNNSIPIGMISSNLFASTLMGQRSKFDDYSVFFGGFLETDAQVFFGSQITKNNGDISQSNGQNIYLTAANLYFLSNLGHYVTAQFDFDTDESGSFNLGNAFVMFGNLDTSPFFVTAGRNKLSVGSYGGGGTLTSGIIKNFLSPGQVTNVSLNYKSDTINANVAVFGSDDRRANFSTGLFYADSLSENLAAGFNVGYVFNMAGAGNSALAGALKDTPQENDNVGVFNLDANLGYAMLGGFWQVQAGWATTTNEENFNGTGNNVLAGAWYTALNYSLELFGRNTNFGASYGQSYNAANIPMTIASSPISFGRAASGIQNQFIVSAQRAYFDDNVLFGPEYAYQKLYGGQHMNTITLDVSVYV; encoded by the coding sequence ATGTATAGAAAATTAAGTAAAACTTACGCTATTGTTGGTGGTATTTTGTCTTGTTGGAGCTTTGGTTATTCTGCAGAAAATTCTCCAGAAGTTGCTTCCCAAGGTGGGCCATTAGGCTTTACAAGTATTGGTGAACAGGATATTGATGATAAATCATCAAATAGTAGTAGTGCTACGGGTACCAATACGACAAACATAGATGAAAGAAAGCTACTATTACAGTTGCAACAACAAGTCCAGCAATTACAGGGTCAGTTACAACAATTAAAAAAACAACAAACAAATTTTAATAACACTTCTAGTGGCGGGTCTCAGTTTACAACTTATAGCTCTAAAGTAGATGATAATAAAGAGTTTGGAAGAGCAAATCCTAATGCATCTTTGAAGGAATCTTTTATAGATAGTGACAATTCAGATATTTTAGAAAATGTCAGTTCAGATCATGCTATTGTAAACTTAGGAAACCAGTCTTTTGGAGGGGTATTTAACAAAAACGGAGGTACTGATGTAGGTGGGGCACCTCCAATTACAACCCAAGGTCAAATAGCCTTTTTAGGTTCATATTCAGGTAACAATAGCATCCCAATTGGAATGATATCTTCAAACCTTTTTGCTTCTACATTGATGGGTCAAAGAAGTAAATTTGACGATTACTCAGTTTTCTTTGGGGGCTTCTTAGAAACTGATGCGCAAGTATTTTTTGGTAGTCAAATTACAAAAAATAATGGTGATATATCCCAAAGTAATGGTCAAAATATTTATCTAACAGCTGCAAACTTATATTTCTTATCAAACCTTGGACATTATGTTACAGCTCAGTTTGATTTTGATACAGACGAATCTGGTAGTTTTAACTTAGGTAATGCTTTCGTAATGTTTGGTAACTTAGATACTTCGCCTTTCTTTGTAACTGCAGGTAGAAACAAGTTATCTGTTGGTTCTTATGGTGGCGGTGGTACTTTAACTTCGGGTATAATTAAGAATTTTTTATCACCAGGACAAGTCACTAACGTTTCTCTTAATTATAAGTCTGATACTATCAACGCCAATGTGGCTGTGTTTGGTTCAGATGATAGACGTGCTAACTTTTCTACAGGTTTATTTTATGCTGATAGTTTATCAGAAAATCTAGCAGCTGGTTTTAATGTTGGATATGTATTTAATATGGCCGGTGCAGGTAATAGTGCTCTTGCAGGAGCATTAAAAGATACACCACAAGAGAATGATAATGTGGGTGTTTTTAACCTTGATGCCAACTTAGGATATGCTATGTTAGGAGGGTTTTGGCAGGTTCAAGCAGGTTGGGCAACTACAACTAACGAAGAAAACTTCAATGGCACAGGTAATAACGTTCTTGCAGGTGCATGGTATACAGCTCTTAACTATTCACTGGAACTTTTTGGTAGAAATACTAACTTTGGTGCATCCTATGGTCAATCTTATAATGCTGCTAATATACCAATGACTATAGCTTCTTCGCCTATTAGTTTTGGACGAGCAGCCTCAGGTATTCAAAACCAATTTATTGTTTCTGCTCAGCGAGCTTATTTTGATGATAATGTGCTATTTGGTCCAGAGTACGCATACCAAAAGCTTTATGGTGGCCAGCATATGAATACTATTACGCTTGATGTTTCAGTATATGTTTAA
- a CDS encoding DUF3573 domain-containing protein, which yields MLSIFSVSVANSKDTASDLKNIQQQEISKLVHQIQLLELEVGNLNSKQQSPVSLDLQREIINSTFNDDLFEYKSKELQEKIFQERINKNNKKVSDVNVGGEVKITTQGQVSYVGSFSSNNSIPIGQLPSNLFASSILNQRGLYDDYAIFFGGFIETDLQGWRGSAITQRNGSVLEGAGEGVYLTAATLYFLANVGHYVTANLDFSASQNNSYNIQDAFFMIGNLDTSPFFLSVGKYRVSLGSFGGGGPWTTGLTANMFRPLRVANAAINYKGDTSNANFTVSNAGDHPTFSLAYFDAVRLFDIVQLGFNTGYMHDIRGANNRFSFVNKRVGEFNIDFALNLTNMFPGSFNLGAGWATTTNKSVQFNGISDSYAGAFTVQAAYTFTIFGSGQNINISYGHSYNAENIPMPLSFSASRFMGASGIKDQVLISTQRSFFDDNVLFGPEYSYQSLYNGQHMNTVTLDISVYI from the coding sequence GTGCTGTCAATTTTTAGTGTTAGCGTAGCTAACTCTAAAGATACTGCTAGTGATCTTAAGAATATTCAACAACAAGAAATAAGTAAACTAGTACATCAAATTCAGCTTTTAGAGCTTGAGGTCGGTAATCTTAACTCCAAGCAGCAAAGTCCGGTTAGTTTGGATTTACAAAGAGAGATTATAAACTCTACTTTTAATGATGACCTTTTCGAGTATAAGAGTAAAGAGCTTCAAGAAAAGATTTTTCAAGAGCGTATAAATAAGAATAATAAAAAAGTATCAGATGTTAATGTAGGTGGTGAAGTTAAGATTACAACTCAGGGTCAGGTATCTTACGTTGGATCATTTTCAAGTAATAACAGTATCCCAATTGGTCAGCTACCTAGTAATTTATTTGCTTCTAGTATACTTAACCAAAGAGGGTTGTATGATGATTATGCTATTTTCTTTGGCGGTTTTATAGAAACTGATTTGCAAGGCTGGAGAGGTTCAGCTATCACTCAACGTAATGGTTCGGTGCTTGAAGGCGCTGGTGAGGGAGTTTACTTAACTGCAGCGACACTTTATTTTTTGGCAAATGTTGGTCATTATGTTACAGCTAATTTAGATTTTTCAGCTAGTCAGAATAATAGCTACAACATCCAAGATGCTTTTTTCATGATTGGAAATTTAGATACGTCACCGTTTTTTTTATCTGTAGGTAAGTACAGGGTTTCTTTAGGAAGTTTTGGGGGAGGTGGCCCTTGGACAACTGGTCTAACTGCAAATATGTTTCGCCCACTTCGTGTAGCTAATGCAGCTATTAATTATAAGGGGGATACTTCAAATGCTAACTTCACAGTTTCAAATGCAGGAGATCATCCTACTTTTTCTTTGGCCTATTTTGATGCAGTTAGGTTATTTGATATAGTTCAACTTGGTTTTAATACAGGATATATGCATGATATTCGTGGTGCTAATAATAGGTTTTCATTTGTAAATAAGCGAGTAGGCGAGTTTAATATCGACTTTGCTTTGAATCTTACAAATATGTTTCCTGGTAGTTTTAACTTAGGAGCAGGTTGGGCCACTACAACAAATAAAAGCGTCCAATTTAATGGTATAAGTGATTCCTACGCAGGAGCTTTTACAGTTCAAGCTGCATACACATTTACTATTTTTGGAAGTGGTCAGAATATTAACATCAGCTATGGCCATTCTTACAATGCAGAAAATATACCTATGCCCCTTTCTTTTTCAGCAAGTAGATTTATGGGTGCCTCCGGAATTAAAGATCAGGTATTGATCTCTACACAAAGGTCTTTTTTTGATGATAATGTATTGTTTGGTCCGGAGTATTCTTATCAAAGTTTGTATAATGGCCAGCATATGAATACTGTTACTTTAGATATTTCAGTTTATATCTAA